A window from Kovacikia minuta CCNUW1 encodes these proteins:
- a CDS encoding glutathione S-transferase family protein encodes MLKLYGGERSRASIVRWYLEELGVPYEFVVLDMSAGEHRQPAYLSINPAGKVPAITDGDFKLWESGAILLYLAEKYSKPAPSLEQRSILNQWILFANATLGPGVFGQENRDREMPRLMTMLNQLFDHQPFVLGEAFSAADVAVGSLLTFIPVMLQVDLSAYPSVLNYMQRISERPAFQAAIGGRRSSP; translated from the coding sequence ATGTTGAAGTTGTATGGTGGGGAGCGCAGTCGAGCATCGATTGTGCGCTGGTACCTGGAGGAATTAGGCGTTCCCTACGAGTTTGTTGTGTTGGATATGTCAGCGGGTGAACATCGCCAACCTGCCTACCTGTCCATTAATCCGGCTGGAAAGGTGCCCGCGATCACAGATGGGGATTTTAAGCTCTGGGAATCTGGGGCAATTTTGCTCTATTTGGCTGAGAAATATAGCAAACCTGCCCCCTCCCTGGAGCAGCGGTCAATTTTGAACCAATGGATCTTGTTTGCCAATGCCACCCTGGGACCAGGCGTTTTTGGACAGGAAAATCGAGACCGTGAAATGCCTCGCCTGATGACCATGCTAAATCAATTATTTGACCATCAGCCTTTTGTTCTTGGCGAAGCGTTTAGTGCGGCAGATGTGGCAGTGGGTTCGCTGCTGACATTTATTCCAGTGATGCTTCAGGTAGATTTGAGTGCGTATCCGTCTGTATTGAACTATATGCAGCGAATCAGTGAACGACCTGCATTTCAGGCGGCGATCGGCGGACGGCGATCGTCCCCATGA
- a CDS encoding glycosyltransferase family 39 protein: protein MNDLHFRRRSADGDRPHDPRTRIQMKIASLAIKDSGGLSSNQMGVRFPIWLKRVFIFLLIVGIVFRFVNLSHKVYWHDEVYTSMRAAGYTRWEIDQELFQNRVVPIGELQKFQRIKPGSTIGDTIQSLAKEDPQHPPLYFAMARVWMQWFGSSLTASRLLPALLSLLALPFMYALALELFASHEIALLATTLLALSPFDVLFAQTARQYGLLTVFVIASQWLLLRAMRGNAQKQNSRSIRKQISWGVWQNWGWYALSVTLGLYTHPFFGLTVIAQAVYLGLEALLGFYPQIFRRASYTSAGTNLRNFCLAIALALLLYSPWLYVLVTNRQRAMATTDWAKFFPGIGVLLNQWMLSFTALFIDLYANSRPVELLLRIPIVILILVSIYAVCRRCDRSIWLLILTSILVPFLLLLLPDLLLGGKRSTVSRYLISCYPGIQLSVAYFLRN from the coding sequence GTGAACGACCTGCATTTCAGGCGGCGATCGGCGGACGGCGATCGTCCCCATGATCCGCGTACCCGAATACAAATGAAAATAGCGAGTCTAGCGATCAAGGATTCAGGGGGTCTAAGTTCAAATCAGATGGGTGTACGATTCCCGATTTGGTTAAAGCGTGTCTTCATTTTTTTGCTCATTGTTGGCATCGTTTTTCGTTTTGTCAATTTGAGCCACAAAGTGTACTGGCATGATGAGGTCTACACCAGTATGCGAGCCGCTGGCTACACCCGTTGGGAAATTGATCAGGAGCTATTCCAAAATCGGGTAGTTCCGATCGGAGAACTGCAAAAGTTTCAACGGATCAAACCAGGAAGTACGATCGGCGACACCATCCAGTCCCTGGCAAAGGAAGACCCCCAGCATCCCCCCCTTTATTTTGCGATGGCAAGGGTTTGGATGCAGTGGTTTGGCAGTTCCCTGACCGCTTCACGGCTGCTCCCGGCACTTCTCAGCCTGCTGGCATTGCCATTTATGTATGCCCTGGCACTAGAGCTGTTTGCGTCCCACGAAATTGCCCTGCTGGCAACAACCTTACTGGCACTGTCTCCATTTGATGTTTTGTTTGCCCAAACCGCCCGCCAATACGGGCTGCTAACGGTGTTTGTGATTGCCAGCCAGTGGCTCTTGCTGAGGGCGATGCGGGGCAATGCCCAGAAGCAAAATAGCCGTTCGATTCGCAAACAAATATCCTGGGGCGTCTGGCAGAACTGGGGGTGGTATGCCCTTTCAGTTACGTTGGGTTTGTATACCCATCCTTTTTTTGGGTTAACGGTAATCGCGCAAGCCGTTTATTTGGGGTTAGAAGCACTTTTAGGTTTCTACCCCCAAATTTTTCGCAGGGCAAGTTACACCAGTGCTGGAACCAACCTGAGGAATTTTTGCCTCGCGATCGCCCTTGCTTTACTCCTTTATTCTCCCTGGCTTTATGTGCTGGTCACTAACCGCCAACGGGCAATGGCAACCACAGATTGGGCAAAATTTTTTCCTGGCATCGGAGTTCTCTTAAACCAATGGATGCTCAGCTTTACGGCACTTTTCATTGACCTGTACGCCAACTCCCGCCCGGTTGAACTCTTACTGCGAATCCCGATCGTCATTCTGATCCTGGTTTCCATCTATGCCGTCTGCCGCCGCTGCGATCGCTCAATCTGGCTATTAATTCTGACCTCAATTTTGGTTCCCTTTTTGCTGCTCCTCCTGCCCGACCTGCTCCTGGGAGGCAAACGTTCGACCGTCAGCCGCTACTTGATTTCCTGCTACCCCGGCATCCAACTCTCCGTTGCCTACTTCCTGCGCAACTAA
- a CDS encoding TMEM165/GDT1 family protein: MLTAFTAGLLLITISELGDKTFFIAMILAMRHPRRLVFVGVVAALAVMTVISVLLGQVVSLLPKTYIHFAEVSLFLGFGIKLLYDASQMSSIPSCEEMAEAKETVEQANLSLRRKASWGIVLQAFTLTFMAEWGDRTQIATVALAASNNPWGVTIGAIVGHAICAAIAIVGGCLLAGRLSERMIIASGGFLFLIFGAVALMEG; this comes from the coding sequence ATGCTGACCGCTTTTACGGCTGGACTGTTATTAATTACGATTTCCGAACTCGGTGATAAGACTTTCTTTATCGCCATGATTCTGGCAATGCGTCATCCTCGTCGCCTTGTTTTTGTAGGCGTGGTGGCAGCTTTGGCTGTGATGACGGTTATCTCGGTGTTGCTGGGTCAGGTCGTTTCGTTACTGCCCAAAACCTATATCCATTTCGCGGAAGTTTCTCTATTCCTCGGTTTTGGCATCAAGCTGCTGTACGATGCGAGCCAAATGTCATCTATTCCCAGTTGTGAGGAAATGGCAGAAGCGAAAGAAACCGTTGAACAAGCCAACCTGTCACTGCGCCGAAAAGCGTCCTGGGGAATTGTTTTACAGGCGTTTACCTTAACCTTTATGGCAGAGTGGGGCGATCGTACCCAAATTGCCACCGTTGCCCTGGCAGCTTCTAACAACCCCTGGGGCGTCACCATCGGTGCAATTGTCGGACATGCCATCTGTGCGGCGATCGCCATTGTAGGTGGCTGCTTGCTTGCCGGACGCCTTTCAGAACGCATGATCATCGCTTCAGGCGGATTTCTGTTCCTGATTTTTGGTGCAGTCGCTTTGATGGAAGGATGA
- a CDS encoding tetratricopeptide repeat protein, with protein MAEKRKRLIINVVLILAVVAFVGFSLIPLFEVARSGSQSTTAASPSPSSSASPIASKEQLQRQADGYESVLQREPENQTALKGLLEAKLGLGDVKGAIPPLEKLSKLNPNETDYAVLLAQAKQQVGDLEGSAQTYRDILKTKPGNVNALDGLVTLLLQQKRPEAAVGLLQDTLKTAPQANQIQAGSVDVPSVQLLLGRVYAEQKRYDEAIAVYDEAAKKDKQDFRPILAKAIVLKAQGKGEEAKPLFTSAAELAPAKYKDQINQLSSSSTSVSPAPSGSPAPVPAK; from the coding sequence GTGGCTGAAAAGCGTAAGCGCTTAATTATCAACGTTGTTCTGATCCTGGCAGTGGTTGCCTTTGTTGGCTTTTCGCTGATTCCCCTGTTTGAGGTAGCTCGCAGTGGGAGCCAGTCAACAACGGCTGCGAGTCCATCTCCCAGTTCTTCGGCAAGTCCAATTGCCAGTAAGGAACAGTTGCAACGACAGGCTGATGGCTACGAATCAGTTTTGCAGCGCGAACCGGAGAACCAGACGGCTTTGAAAGGATTACTAGAAGCGAAGTTAGGTCTGGGAGATGTGAAAGGGGCGATTCCGCCGCTGGAAAAGCTGTCGAAGTTGAACCCAAATGAAACAGATTATGCTGTGCTATTGGCTCAGGCAAAACAGCAAGTCGGTGACCTGGAAGGATCTGCCCAAACCTATCGGGATATCTTAAAAACCAAACCGGGGAATGTAAATGCCCTCGATGGGTTGGTAACACTACTCTTGCAACAAAAGCGCCCGGAAGCCGCAGTTGGACTGCTGCAAGATACGCTGAAGACCGCGCCCCAGGCAAACCAGATTCAAGCGGGAAGTGTGGATGTGCCTTCAGTCCAACTGTTGTTGGGCAGAGTATATGCCGAACAGAAGCGCTACGATGAGGCGATCGCGGTTTACGATGAGGCTGCCAAGAAGGACAAGCAGGATTTTCGTCCGATTTTGGCAAAGGCGATCGTCCTCAAAGCTCAGGGTAAGGGCGAAGAAGCTAAACCCCTCTTTACCAGTGCCGCAGAACTGGCTCCGGCAAAGTACAAGGATCAAATCAACCAACTTTCGAGTAGCTCCACAAGCGTTAGCCCTGCTCCCAGTGGCTCACCTGCTCCCGTTCCAGCAAAGTAA